The genomic DNA CATCAGCACCAGCGGCAGGCGGCTGATCAACTGGTTGCGATGTTCCTGGCGGGCCAGGTAGGTCAGGCCGCTGATGTATACGCCCAGCAGCATCGCGCAGAGCCAGATCGGCTCCGGCGGCACCGCCAGGCTCGCCGCTGCGGTGAGGTACAGCGCCGAGCGGCAGGCGCCCATCAGCCACACGCTGTGGGCGTATTTCTTGTGCAGCAGGTTGTAGCCAACAATGCAGCCCACCAGCAGCACCACGCCGCCGAGCAGCCAGTGCGGCTGGTCAATCAGGCGGCTCAGGCCCAGCACCGCAGCCACGGCGAGCATCAGCAGCAGGGCGGTAGCGAGGCCGACTTGCTGGCGGCTGGCCAGACCCAGGGTGATGGGGCGCGGGTTGTGGTGCTGCTCGTCCCAGTCGGCGTCGAGCCAGTCATTGAGCAGCATCCCGGCCAGGTACAGCAGCGACAGGGTGACCAGCAGCAGCCCCCACACCAGCGACGACGGCGGCGTCAGGGCCCCGGCGCTGCTGGCCAGCAGGGCGGCGGCGAGGGTGTTGGTCCACACCGTGGGCAGGTTGGACACGCGGCCCAGGGTCAGCCAGGTTTTCATCGTGGTCTGGCTCATTGTGCGTAGCCCAGGCGCAGGGCCAGGTCGCTGCGGGTTGCCAACTGGTGCAGCGCCCATTCCATCTGGGTGTCGTCGATGTCATGCAGGTCCACCGACTGGCCGATGCGGTTGAGCATGGGGATCGACAACTGCCCGCCCAGGTGCTGGCGGAATTCCTCCAGGCCGAGCAATACCTGCGAGCGACCGCTCGCGTCTTTCAGGCTCAATTCCGGCGGGCACAGGTTGAAGCCCAGGGTGTGCAACAGGTTCATCACCC from Pseudomonas tolaasii NCPPB 2192 includes the following:
- a CDS encoding UbiA family prenyltransferase, with the protein product MSQTTMKTWLTLGRVSNLPTVWTNTLAAALLASSAGALTPPSSLVWGLLLVTLSLLYLAGMLLNDWLDADWDEQHHNPRPITLGLASRQQVGLATALLLMLAVAAVLGLSRLIDQPHWLLGGVVLLVGCIVGYNLLHKKYAHSVWLMGACRSALYLTAAASLAVPPEPIWLCAMLLGVYISGLTYLARQEHRNQLISRLPLVLMLSPLALALYAGSLWFWPVLVLWLGWLGWHYRKHLANPQQRSVRAFIGAGLAALPLFDALVLAVADQPLGSLLCVLVFFVLPHFQRWIKPT